In Bacillus thuringiensis, the DNA window GCTTTTCTTTTTCATACCCTTATCGGAATGAATGTTCATTCCTGTCCTTATAACGCTATAGAATCAAATGATTCTAATAGCATTCCAGCAACTTTCTTCCAATTCTTTTACCAATTCTTCTGTATATTCTAATTGCCCTGTTTCCATTACCTTAATTAATTTTTCAATCGGTTGATATACAATGATAATTAAAGCAATTGGTGGTAATGGACGAAGAAAACCTTTTTCGATTCCATCCTCAATTAAGTCCATAAAGAAACCCATAAAGTCCTCGAATATTTCATTACTATGTTCATCGAGAAAATAACTATCACAGTGAGAATTTGTAAAAAGAAAAGCATCTGCATTTTGTCTTGCAAATTCAAATAAACGGTTGTATGTATGGCTAAACTGTTCACGAATATTTGCATTGACTGGAAAATCAGTTTTTATTAATTCTGATAGTTGTAAAACACTTTTCGTAAATAAAGAATTAACAAGCGCTTCTTTATTTTCAAAATAGCGATAAATGGTACCAGCACCTACTTTTGCTTTTTCAGCAATCATCGGAATTGTTGTACCATCATAACCTCGTTCTGCAAAAAGTTGTATTGCAGCATCAAAAATGTCTTCTTGTTTATTTTTAGCCATTTTTTTCACCTCAATTTTCAGGAATGAAAATTCATTCCGTTTTTAATTATAAATTAGATGGCTTAAAAGTCAAGTGTGTGACAAGCATCGTTGCGGTTTTTTATCCCTTACTTGTGAATGAAATTATATCAGCGATTTTCTTAATATATCAGCGCAACTACAATTATATCGGAGATTTTCTTGATATATCGACTTACCGTCAAAAACTGACAGTATTAGGAGAAGCTATCCCGAAACTTCATTGGGATAGCCCAACTTCATATATGCAAATTAAAAGAAATCATAAATAAACGGCTTGTGCACCGGTACTATATTCTCGAATGCTCGTATTTCCTCTTCGCTTCCGCTAATTAATTCAAGTTCATTTAGTTCTATAGGACGTTTGTATCCAAACAATATTGTAGATAGTGCATTTATATCTAGTTTGATCCCTTTATCCATTGGTTGTTCTATAATTGTTATTTCATTATTCGCAAGCCTCACTGTTACGTTATTCCACGGAGCAAGTAAATCTGTAATATGTAAGATCACTTCTTGCTGTGCATTGTTCCAGTTCAACTCATATTGTTTTAAGAACTGCTCCACATCTACAATTCTTCCCATAAAATATGGCTTTATTTCTGCCTTTACTCGCGGCTCTTGCAGTGTATATAACAACGGTTCGTTTTCACTTACTGTCATTTCAAGTTCTTTAATCATAGAATCATGCTGACAAATAAAGTTCCACAGACCATTTCGCGCTTCATTATGCAGTGGAACAAATTCTTCTACTGTCATTTTGTAGTTTTCTATTTTATACAACATATAACCTGCTGCCGTTTTATTTTCATCGTAATAAATCGCTAATGTTAAATCATTATAGACTGCTTGCAACCACCATTTTTCATCGCGAACTAGCATACCGGAAAAACGTTCTGCAAATGTTTCATAAATCTTTTCCACCTCTTCTGGATGATTTTCTTTATTGAAACGTTTCACAGTACCATTTACTTGGTTTTTCATAACTAAATCACTCTTTGTCATACGACATACAAAGAGATTCGCACAAAGTTCCCAGCCGTATTTACGGTAAAATGAAACAGCAAATGGATGTAGCATTGATACTGTATATCCGTCATTTTTCATCGTTTGAAGTGAGTGTTGAAGCAATTCTTTCACATATCCACTTCTTCTATACTCTGGATACGTCGCTACCCCTGCAACGCCTCCCATTTTAAATTTCTCTTTTCCTATGTATATATGAAACGGAATAAGATGCAGTTTTGCTGCTAAATCTTCCCCTTCCATAATACCGTATATTTCATGACTTTCTTTCATCTTTGTAAGTTGTTGCTGCAATCGTTCCTCATCAACTTTATATTGAAAAGCGTATTCCGATAAGCACAATGCTTCTCTAAATCTATCTTCTTTTAATCGCATAACGTTCATATATTTCTCCTCCATTCCTTGTTTGAATTGTACCATAATTCTCAATATTTAAGTGTGGTGAATGAAATTATATGGACTTAACGACACGAATCCAATATAAAAAGCAGATACATCCCGTATCTGCTTTTTATTACTTTATTTTGCTAACTTTTGAAGTTCTTCGAAGAATGTAGGATATGATACGCCTACTGCTTCTGCGTCTTCAATTGTTGTTTTTCCTTCCGCTAGACAGCCGGCAATCGCAAGCATCATTCCGATACGGTGATCACCATAACTATTAACTGTATTCCCTTTTAGAGCTGATTTCCCGTAAATAATCATCCCGTCGTCAGTTGCTTCTATGCGAGCTCCTAGTTTCGTTAATTCTGCAACGACTGTATCAATACGGTTTGTTTCTTTAACTTTTAATTCGTGTGCATCTTTAATTACTGTAATTCCTTCTGCTTGTGTTGCCGCTAAAGCAATAACAGGAATTTCATCGATTAATCTTGGAATAATATCTCCGCCAATTTCGATTCCCTTTAATGAAGATGTTTCAATTGTAATATTTGCAGCTGGTTCTGATGCACCTTCGTTAATTGCTTCTACAGTAAATGTGGCACCCATTTTCTCTAATACATCAATGATGCCTGTACGAGTTGGATTCATCCCTATATTTTCTAATACTAATTTACTATTTGGTATGATCGCACCTGCCACTAAGAAAAATGCAGCCGATGATACGTCACCTGGTACTTGAACATCTGTCGCTGTTAACTTCTGGCCACCTGCTAGTTTCACTGTTTTTCCTTCGCGAGTTACTTTAACGCCAAATGCTTCAAGCATTCTTTCCGTATGGTCACGGGAAATATGTGGTTCTGTAACAGCTGTTACACCTTCTGCACGAAGTCCAGCAAGTAAAATAGCTGACTTAACTTGTGCGCTTGCGACATGAGAAATATATTCAATTGCTTTTAAATCTCCGCCACGTATTATTAATGGAGTAAATGTTCCTTCTTCGCGGCCATCAATGTTTGCACCCATTTGTTTTAATGGATTTGTAACACGTTTCATCGGTCTTTTTGCGATAGACTCATCACCTTGTATGCAAGAGAAAAATGGTGTGTTAGCTAATATACCTGACATTAAACGTATTGTTGTACCAGAATTACCAACATCTAATACAGCTTTCGGTTCTTGTAAGCCTTCTAACCCTTTACCAACTACAGTGACTTCATCACCGTTTTGCACGATGTCTACTCCCATTTCTTTAAAGCAAGAAATCGTACTTAAACAGTCTGCACCAGGTAAGAAACCTTTAATTGTTGTTTTTCCTTCTGCAATCGCCCCGAACATGACAGCGCGGTGTGAAATGGATTTATCTCCTGGAATTGTAATGTTGCCATTTAATCCGTTATTAACAGGTTGTATCGTTCTTTCCTTCACGTTTTCACCTTCTCATTTAAATTGTTTCATAAGTTTGGTATTTTTCTTCTCCAAGCGCTAGCTTTGCTTTCATACGATCCTCTTCTCTTTGGAAGCTAATACGTAATACCCCAAGCAATCCTTCACGCGCTTCTAATATTTGCAAGTTCGTAATACTAATTTCTTCGCGTGCCAAAATACTCGTAATATGAGCCAATGCCCCTACTTTATCTAAAACATCGACGTATAAGTCGTGATAGGCAGGAATTGCCCCTCTCTTTCGTACTGGTAAAGAGTCACGGTATTCTTTCGCGTCTGCAAAATAGTTTTGAATCTCGCCTGCATCTCCGGTAGAAACTGTATCATATAAACCTTCCATTTCAGAGATCCACTCTTTTAATAATACCATTAAATGCTCGCGATTTTGCTTAACAATATCACTCCACATTTTTGGGCTACTAGATGCGATACGTGTAATGTCTTTAAACCCTCCGGCAGCTAGTTGATGAATAAGTGGATTATCTCCTGCATGTTTCTCCACTTGTTTTACTAATCCTGCTGCGATAAGATGCGGAAAATGACTAACAATCCCTGTTACATAATCATGTTCTTCCGTATTTAAAACGAGAAAATGAGATCCTGTTCCTTGTAACCAACGCTTTAGTTCTTCCACATGTTCATTTGGCACATGATTCATCGGCGTTAAAATGTAAAATGCATTTTCAAATAAATGCGCTTTTGCACTTTCAACTCCAGTCTTATGAGAACCTGCCATCGGATGTCCACCAATGAAAGATACTTCCTTTGAAAATAAAGCTTCCGCTTCATTCATAATCGTTCCTTTTGTACTACCAACATCGGTTACAATAACATCTTCTCTTAAACGAAATGACGCTAATTTGTGTAATAACTTCTTCGTTTCTTCAACTGGAGAAGCAAAAACAATTAAATGTGCCTCTTCGCATTCACGCTGTAAATCTACCGCTACTTCATCTACTACGTGTAATTCTTTTGCACGCTCTACTTGTTCTTGAAAAATATCATAACCTGTTATCGTTACATCGTGCTCTTTCTTAATTGCTAATGCAAGAGAGCCTCCGATTAAACCAGTTCCAATTAAAACTACCTTTTTACACATTTGCCTCATCTCGAGACTTTCTTTCTTTATTTTCAAAGTGTTGTTTTAACACTGAAATCACTCCTTCATTTTGCTCCCTTGTTCCGACTGTAATACGGACACCATTTGGGAACGGACGAATAATAAGCCCTGCGTGTGCACAAGCCTCATAAATCTCTCCACCATCATTTACCGGTAAGAAGATGAAATTTGTTTGCGATGGATAAAATGGAATTTCATTTTCCTTACAAAAGCTCTCGTATTGTTGTAATCCCTCTGTATTCACACGAACTATTTCCTCAATAAACTCGTCATCACCAAAAGCAATCGTTGCTGCTTTTTGTGCTAATGAAGATACGTTAAATGGCAAACGTACGACATTTAATTTCTCAATTAGCTCTTCCTGGCCAATCGCATATCCAACGCGGAAAGAAGCTAATCCATACGCTTTAGAAAATGTTCTAAGTACAAGAATGTTTTTATGTTTTTCTAAAAGCGGTAATGTCTCTGGGAAATCTTTTGCTGTTACGTATTCATAGTACGCTTCATCAATGACAATTAACGTATTTTCACTAATATCTTCAATAAATTGCGTCAACTTTTGATCATCCACATATGTGCCTGTCGGGTTATTCGGATTACAAATCCATACGATTTTCGTATTATTATTTACCGCTGAAGAAATTTCGTCTAAATCGTATACGCCGTTATTTAAAGGAATTTCTTTCACTTCACACCCTTCAATAATTGCATGATGACGGTACTGAGGGAATGTTGCACCTGCCGTTACGATGTTATCTCCTGCCTTCAGTACTGCACGACTTATCATTTGAATAACTTCATCTAAACCACTACCGCAAAGTACTTGTTCCATTTGTACATGTAACTTATCTGCAATTGTTTGACGGAGCGTTGTAGCACCTCCGTCAGGATATAAAGCATGTTCCAACCACGATTTTTGCAACTCATCTAAAACACGTGGTGAACAGCCGAATGAATTTTCATTCGATGCTAATTTCACAAATGAATGATCTCCATACACTTCTTTCATTTGTTCAGGTGATTTACCTGGTTTATATGGTTGTAATGATGAGAGTTGATCTTTTACTTGCATGTTAAAACCACCTTTTTATTAAAATTCTTTTGCATATTTATTGTGTTGCGTAATGTTTTGCTGAATTAACTCCATACGATCTTTTCCGAATTGTTCGACTAGTGCATGTGCAAGTTCCCATGCTACAACAGATTCAGCTACTACTCCCGCTGCTGGTACTGCACAACTATCAGATCTTTCAATACTCGCTTGGAAAGCTTCTTTCGTATCAATGTCAACACTTGCTAACGGTTTGTATAATGTAGGTATTGGTTTCATAACGCCTCTTACGACAATTGGCATTCCTGTTGTCATACCACCTTCTAAACCGCCGGCATTATTCGTTTTTCTCGTGTATCCATTTTCTTCATCCCATAAAATTTCATCGTGCACTTTACTTCCTGGCTGCCTTGCCGCTTCAAAACCAACGCCAATTTCAGCACCTTTAAATGCATTAATACTCATAATTGCACCAGCAAGTTTTGCATCTAATTTACGATCGTAATGAACGTAACTACCAACACCTATTGGCATACCCTCTGCAATGACTTCAACAATACCGCCGATTGAATCCCCACTACTTTTAGCGTTATCTATCGCATCCATCATCTCTTGTTCTACTTCTTTATCTAAACATCGAACTGGTGAATTTTCAGTTATTGTTTGAATTTCTTCTATCGGTAAGTTAGCAATATGCTTCGCTTGCACACCACCAATTTCAAGAACATGCCCTGCAATTTCTACGCCTAATTCTTTCAAAATTTGTTGCGCAACTGCACCAGCAGCTACACGAACTGTCGTTTCTCTTGCAGATGAGCGCTCTAGTACGTTTCTTATATCACGATGTCCATATTTAATTGCGCCGTTTAAATCCGCATGTCCTGGGCGTGGTTTTGTAATTGTACGTTTCATTTCTTTACTTTCTTGCTCCGAAATTGGCTCTGCACCCATCACTTTCGTCCAATGTTTGAAATCATCATTTTTAACGATTAACGTTATTGGTGAGCCAAGTGTCATCCCATGACGAACACCACTTACAATTTCAACTGTATCAGTTTCTATTTGCATGCGTCTTCCGCGTCCGTGCCCTTTTTGTCTTCTTAATAATTCTTTGTTAATATGTTCCGCTGTTAATGTTAAACCTGCTGGTACACCTTCTAAAATAACTGTTAACTGCGGCCCATGTGATTCTCCAGCTGTAATGTATCTCATTTCTCTTACCCCTTTACTATTTTTTTGTACAAAAAAGTCCCTACTGAGCGCTCAGTAGGGACGATGTTTATCGCGGTACCACCCTAGTTGTAGACTTCTTTCGTCTACCTCTCTTCTTCTTTAACGATCGTTTGACCGTCTTTCCCTCCAAAAGTTGGCGGAAAAGATGCTCCAAGGCTGTAATTCATGCTTACCTTTGTACTGATTCACACCGACCATCAGCTCTCTTTAACAGTGAGATAAGCACTACTGTTTCCTCTTCAGCGCATATATAATATGGAATTAAGATAATTTATTTTTGAATCCTTTTAGCTCATCCATGAATCTATGGAATTCTGGAATATCCATTTGTTGTGCAGAATCTGATAATGCAACTGCTGGGTCTGGGTGTACTTCAGCCATTACTGCATCTGCGCCAATTGCAAGTGCTGCTTTCGCTGTTGGTAATAATAAATCTCTACGCCCAGTTGAATGTGTTACGTCAACGATAACTGGTAAATGTGTTTCTTTCTTTAAAATCGGTACTGCTGAAATGTCTAATGTGTTACGTGTTGCTCTTTCGTATGTGCGGATACCGCGCTCACATAGAATAATTTGGTCGTTACCTTGTGCAATGATGTATTCCGCTGCGTTAATGAACTCATCAATTGTTGCTGCTAAACCACGTTTTAGTAATACTGGCTTGTTAACTTTACCTACAGCTCGTAATAAATCGAAGTTTTGCATGTTACGTGCACCAACTTGAATTACATCAACGTATTCTAATGCCATTTCAACATCGTTCGGATTTAAAATTTCACTAATGATTGCTAAGTCGAACTCATCTGCAACTTGGCGTAAAATTTGTAATCCTTCTACTCCTAAACCTTGGAAATCATATGGAGATGTTCTCGGTTTGAAAGCACCACCGCGCATTAATTTTAGGCCTTGGTCTTTCATCGCTTGCCCTACTTGACGAACTTGCTCTAAGCTTTCTACCGCACAAGGTCCCATGATGAACGTTTGTGTTCCGTTTCCAATCAATTCACCTTTTACATCAACGATTGTGTTTTCTTGTTTCTTTTTACGTGATACTAGTAATGCTTTACGGTTATCATCTTCTTGTAATTCTAAGCTAGCTTTGAAGATTGTTTTGAAAATGTGTTGAACTGTTGACGTTTCGAATGGTCCTTCGTTATGCTCTGCGATCATATCAAGCACTTCACGCTCACGTACTGGATCAAAACGTTTCGTACCTTGTACTTGCTTCTGTTCCCCAATTTTTTGAACGATTTCACCACGTTTGTTTAAAAGGTGTAATAGTTGTAAGTTAATTTCATCTACCTGTTTACGTAATTGATCTAATTCATGATTTGCCATTTGGAAATCCTCCTCGAATGTTTTAAAAGTATAGTAAGAGAATGAAAAATTCTCTATTTTCTGAACTGATAAATTATACAAATTTTAAGTGGAATCGATACCTCTTCTTATTTTAAACGAATACTTACCATAAGGACACTATCTACTAGATAAAAACCCACTTTTTTGTACAAAAAATCCCTACTGATCCAATCAGTAGGGACGATATTTATCGCGGTACCACCCTAGTTGTAGACTTCTTTCGTCTACCTCTCTTCATTGTTAACGATCATCTGACCGTCTTTCCCTTCATAAAGACAATACTTATCTTTATTACGAAAAAGATGCTCTAGGACTGTAATTCGCTCTTGTTTTTGTACTGGTTCGCACCAACCACCAGCTCTCTGTTACAGGGAAACAACAACTACTGCTTTTCCTTTCAACGCATATATATTTAATTTTCAAGTTAGACCACTAAAATACAAAAAGTCCCTACTGAATAAATCAGTAGGGACGATATTTATCGCGGTACCACCCTAGTTGTAGACTAACTTTCCGTCTACCTCTCTTCACTGTTAACGATCAATTGACCGCTTTTCCTTCATAAAGACAATACTATCTTTACTACGAAAAAGATGCTCCAAGACTGTAATTCATGATTATCCCTGTACTGGTTCACACCAACCACCAGCTCTCTGTTACAGTAAGACTAACCACTACTGTGATCTCTTCATTGCACTTTGTTTATTCAAATGTTTTTGAAATTGAATAAGTATGATTCGTATTATAGAACGCTTTTCAAAACACTGTCAACAACTTTTTATATATTTTTTAAAATTCCACTTTAGTCCTACATTTCTTCTTGTAAATTCTCCATAACCATTCCGATGCGAATTATCTCATTATCTATTGCATTTAATACATGTTTTTCTACTCCATATCGGATTAATACTTCTTTTATTTGCATGATTTCAATTTCGAGTATATCGGCTTCCTGAAGCGTTTGCAGTAAAGTGAAAAATATATTTGCATACAATTCTTTATACATTTTTATACTCTCCGTCTTTTCAAGTATTTCATTAAATAGCTGTTTGAACTCCGTTTGATTCCCTTTTCCGCCTACATCCGAAAATGTTTTACATATGATAGATAATCCTCTTTCTAATATTTCATCCATAAATAAAATAATACGTAAAAGCATTACATATTCTCTAGTTGTGATTTCACCCATTTTCGGTCGTTCTCGCAAAAATATACTGAGCCAAGCTACCCAAAATTTTTGTTGTTCTTTTGCACTCAACGTTTTGATGTAATAGCATAAAAACTGCATAAATTTAATTTTATTTTCTTCATTTTCTTGTATAAGCAACGGGTATAACCAATCTGTTTTTTGCTCCCAATACAATACACACTTAATAAATACAAAACTAAGCCATTTCAAGAAAGCTTCCCTTGTATGCGGATGTAATACTTCCAAATGTTCTACCGCATACTTAATAAATCGCTTCATTTCTGAAAATAAAGGTAAATTTATTTGCGTGTAACATAAACCTGCCCATGCATATTTCGTAATCTCATTTTCCTTCTTTAACTCTAAATACGGTAACAAATATTTTCGGCACCATTGCTTCTCAATATGATAAAGAAATGTAATATCTGCTACTAAACGGGCCATCATAAAATTTGTCCGCTTTGAACTAACTCTTACTTGTTCTTCAAATAAAAATAAATATTCATACACATTGCGATCGTATAAATGATCATATGATAGCAATTTTAATAATACAGCTGTCATTTTCCCAACAGGATGCTGAATCGATTCGTTGTAAAAATCTTGTTTTCCAAGCTTAAAATCTGTATCACTTTTCATTACTTGAGGGAATACCGAAAAAGCAAAACGTTTCACATTGCGTATACTATTTTCCTCCAACTCTTCTAATCGATTACTAATTTCATATAGAAAGCTACTAATTAACCAATGAAAAGCAGTATTTCTAACAAATTTCTGTAATAGCGGAATTACTTTTTGGATTTGTTCATTTGTCAATCCTCGGTTATTTCGCCACTCTCTAATACAAACAAACCATACTTCATTACTTATTTCGTGCATACCAACTAATTGATAAGCAAATGAAATACTCCACTCTGTATTTAACTTACATGCTTTCGATAACATCTCTAAAAAATGGCGTTGTTCAAAAACACCGTCTTGAGAAAATTGACGAACTTGCTTCATAATTTCATCATCTTTCAGCTGTAATAATCCATCGGCCGTTACATTACAAGTAATACTTTGTTCTATGATCTCTTTCTTTTGTACACTGTATCGATCAGAATGAAAATGAGGATGTTTTTGCTTCATTACCTCATAACCTTTTGCCGTCGATGGACTACTCGAGTCACAAATGAATAATAAATCTAATACTAAACAAATATCAAATGCCCTCTCCTCCGCAAGGTCCTTCAGTACAATTTGAATGACTTCTTCTTTTGTTTTTTCTAAAGAGAGTGCGAAATGATTTTTTATAAGTTGAAAAACTTCGTGTTTATACGTGACATCTAAAAGAAGTTCTTCCTGTAACAACCATTTCATTTTGTCATCGGCGCTAACAAATATATTTTTATTCATCGCATCAATTGCAATTCGATTTTGAAGTATGCTGTTTGCTTCTATCATTTCTGTAATATAATAATTAGCCTTTTTCTCATTGTTTTCACATAAATAGGCTAAACACTCTTTTACAATTTGAATTAAAAACGCAAGGTCATTTTGCTGAAACTCTTTTTCCGCATTTTCCTTATCCCTTTTTTTCAGGGCTGTTTGTCTTAGTGATAACATTCGCATCTTCTCTATTCCCATCATCATAATTGGAACGGCGTAATAGGAAATATGCGGCTTCATTTTCTCATTCCAAATTTGCTCCACATAAGAAAATGTAGATACTGGCAAACGACTCGATTCCTCAAGTTCTATTGATTCTTGCGTATCATTTCCCCATTTTCTTTCCCGCTTCAATTTAAGTTTTCCATCCAAAATAAACGTTAGTAATAATAAAGCAATCTCTTTATGCTCAGGAAAAGAACATTTTTGGAGTAAGTAAGAAATTTTTTCAATTGATTTACTATCTTTTTCAGCTGTTTCTAGTAAAAGAAGTGTCCATCTTGCAAACAACAACGGGTCCATTTTAATTTTTGTTTCGTTTAGGTAGCTGCAAATTGTTCTCCATAATAACGGAGATATTTTAGAATGATTTTTAAAAATCAATTGAAATAATTCTTTTTGATGACTAAAAAGAAATTGTTCCACTAACCATTCTGCAAGTAATTCATCTACCTCATTATCATTTGATGTAACTAAAAATAAATTTTGTAATTTTCCTTCTGCTTCAAGCCATTCCACCCATTCATAATCATGAGCAAATTCAACAAAGTAGCGGACTGTTTCAATTTTTTTTATGGATTGTTTTATGTATGATAATTGTTCCTGCTCTACTGACGGTGGAACTGTTACTATGTCACGAATCCGCATTCGTTTTGTAATATAATTATCTCCCATTAATTCCGCCCATCGCTTCACTGCTTTAACGAGAGATTGATGATTATTGCCTTTATTCGGATATACAATCGGCCGTATTCCTAAATGCTCCCAGTGGTACGTATTTTCCCCTTGTGCAACAAATGCAAAACGCCTTGTACTTGGCGGTAAACCTGTCGCTAAATATTTCATTACGGGGTCATTATGGCTATATCCAACGAATAAAACGGTATAATTCGAAAATAAATCAACTAAAAATCTTCTTGCCCATCCTTCCGTCAAGTAAGCCCTTCCAAAATCACCATCTGTTAATATTAATGCTTCTTTCTCTTGTTCTATATTGCCATGTATGTAAG includes these proteins:
- a CDS encoding DUF4020 domain-containing protein → MTFLGKGESMVWITSEVEIPDELIDHLEQGKLVLFVGAGVSMKGKSNLPNFDDLVDEIAKTLYVETREITEPHDYYLGKIAKTKDVHQVARDLVHTEKSKPNPLHYAIPRLFPLDTEVRIVTTNFDRHFTTAMKEMNRELNVYYAPALPTGRAFKGLAYIHGNIEQEKEALILTDGDFGRAYLTEGWARRFLVDLFSNYTVLFVGYSHNDPVMKYLATGLPPSTRRFAFVAQGENTYHWEHLGIRPIVYPNKGNNHQSLVKAVKRWAELMGDNYITKRMRIRDIVTVPPSVEQEQLSYIKQSIKKIETVRYFVEFAHDYEWVEWLEAEGKLQNLFLVTSNDNEVDELLAEWLVEQFLFSHQKELFQLIFKNHSKISPLLWRTICSYLNETKIKMDPLLFARWTLLLLETAEKDSKSIEKISYLLQKCSFPEHKEIALLLLTFILDGKLKLKRERKWGNDTQESIELEESSRLPVSTFSYVEQIWNEKMKPHISYYAVPIMMMGIEKMRMLSLRQTALKKRDKENAEKEFQQNDLAFLIQIVKECLAYLCENNEKKANYYITEMIEANSILQNRIAIDAMNKNIFVSADDKMKWLLQEELLLDVTYKHEVFQLIKNHFALSLEKTKEEVIQIVLKDLAEERAFDICLVLDLLFICDSSSPSTAKGYEVMKQKHPHFHSDRYSVQKKEIIEQSITCNVTADGLLQLKDDEIMKQVRQFSQDGVFEQRHFLEMLSKACKLNTEWSISFAYQLVGMHEISNEVWFVCIREWRNNRGLTNEQIQKVIPLLQKFVRNTAFHWLISSFLYEISNRLEELEENSIRNVKRFAFSVFPQVMKSDTDFKLGKQDFYNESIQHPVGKMTAVLLKLLSYDHLYDRNVYEYLFLFEEQVRVSSKRTNFMMARLVADITFLYHIEKQWCRKYLLPYLELKKENEITKYAWAGLCYTQINLPLFSEMKRFIKYAVEHLEVLHPHTREAFLKWLSFVFIKCVLYWEQKTDWLYPLLIQENEENKIKFMQFLCYYIKTLSAKEQQKFWVAWLSIFLRERPKMGEITTREYVMLLRIILFMDEILERGLSIICKTFSDVGGKGNQTEFKQLFNEILEKTESIKMYKELYANIFFTLLQTLQEADILEIEIMQIKEVLIRYGVEKHVLNAIDNEIIRIGMVMENLQEEM